CGACGCTGGATGGAGACAGTTTCGCAGCTATTTAGAATACTTTGCCCAGAAGTATGGAAAAGTGGTAGTAGCTGTAGAACCTCACTACACCTCGCAGCAATGCCCAGATTGCGGTACAATGGTTAAGAAATCGTTATCAACTAGGACGCACACTTGTAAGTGTGGTTGGGTTCTACAACGTGACTACGCTGCTGCAATTAACATACTTCGTAAAGGCAGAGAAAAAATTGCTACCTCAGGGCATGAGGGATCTTGGTTTCTAAACGGAAACCAAGAAACGCTAGGGGAGTTGAAACCTCTGTTCAGTCTGGAGCAATCCTGATTGAGTAAGTTTCGAGGTTGAGCCTAGAATCCCACGGCTTGAAGCCGTGGGAGTGTCAAAAGTCTTCATCTGGACATGATATGAGCGATCGCCCTGAGAGCGATCGCTCATATTTGGTATTCAGATCAAGAGGTGCAATATCTGAAGTTAACTAGTCTCATTGATTCACTGCGCTCATATGTTGTTCTGAATACCGCTCACCCGCTGCAATTCCTTTAGGTGCTACCTCCTCAATTCGACGCAAATCGTTTGGTGTGAGCGTGATTTGGGTTGCTGCTACATTTTCTTCCAGATAAGTGCGGCGTTTTGTGCCAGGGATAGGAACTCGGACATACCCATACAACCGAGTCCCAGTTCTGAAACGACCAGTCCTTGATGTCCCAATTTTCTCATTTTCATGACGCTTTCTCCTTGTTGGATTTCTGCATTATTGGCGTGTACCCAGGGCAAAGACATCTAAAAATTAGGCTTGAGAATATGCTACATAATATACTACACCATTAGCTAAGATAAGTTAAAAAAACTGACACATACATATCGTATATGTCAGTAAATAGGGTGCTCTTTTTACCCAATGCCAACCAAAATTAGGAACTTGAGAGTGTTGATATTAGCCGATAGTTGTGGTGCGATCAACCAAAGGATCTGCGCTACCTTGCGCTTGTCTGTCTATAGGTGTTCCATGCAGTCGTGGATCTGCTAGGGGTGGTAGAGGTTCTGGTCCTAGCGGTCTGGGATTTTCAACATACTGGAATTCCCCTTTGCCATCTGGAGAAGGACCTTTTGCCCAGCGACCTTCTGCACTTTCGGTGCCTTCTGAATGATTCCAGAACTGATAAGCAAACTCGCGCTTCTCCAATTCCAATGGGAAGGAACTGGGAACTGGAGTGTCTTCCAGTCCATCTGCTTTTAACTCCTCAAGGGCTGCTATCCACTGGTTTTGATGCATGGTGTCGCGGGCAATCATGAAACTCAGGGTATCTTTGACTCCTGCGTCATTGCTCATCTCGTACATCCGCACTGCTTGCAAGCGTCCTTGAGATTCCGCGTGGAGATTTGACCGGAAATCAGCCATCAGGTTTCCACTGGCGACGATGAAGCGACCGTTCCAGGGAAAACCGACGCTGTCAGCTGCCGTGGCACCCAAACCGGAGACGATAGCGTGTTGGGGGTTCATAGCTGCCGCCATCACATCTACAATCACATCCTGTGGATTGGTACCGCCCATAACCGCTCCCACCACTGGGTCTTGTGCACCTTGTTCTTGCAGTTTGATGGGTGCGTGATTCAGTAGGTGAGCAATCATCGTGGCAAGCATTTCGACGTGACCGATTTCTTCGGTACCAATGTCCAAAAGCATATCGCGGTACTTCGCAGGTCCGCGACAATTCCAGCCTTGGAACAGGTACTGCATCATCACGGTCATTTCACCAAAGGTGCCACCGATGAGTTCTTGAATTTTCTTGGCGTAAATTGGATCGGGTTTTTCTGGTGGTCTGAAGTATTGGAGCTTCTTAGTGTGGTAAAACATTATTGTGACCTCATTTGCATACAGGGCGGCACAAATTCAGGCTCAATTGATATTTGTGTCGCTTATGCTTTCTAGGAAACCTATTTAATGCTTGCTGTACCTCACTCTATAGTTAAATAAAAAATACTTAAAAAATAAGTAAACTGACTGAGGTCATTGAGTTCTTAGGCAGAAGACTAAAAATGCAATCAGAGGGACTGCTGCCTTTAGAAAATAAAGAAAAAACCAGAGGTTCAGCCTCTGGAGAGATGTCATGATGAGTGATTCTGGTAAGAAGTCAAGGTGTATAAATTAATCCTCATCCCGACCGTGAACTTGAGCGGGTGGACTGGTTGCCTCAACAGCAGTAAATGGTTCTAGGATTTTGTAAGTGTGGGATGCGCCCTTTGGCACGACCCAAGAATTCCCAGACTCCAGTAAAACGACTTGACCTTCGATGTGCAACTCAGCACGACCACTAATCACATAACCAACGGTTTCATATTCCCGCGTTGCTGGTTCTTTGGGTTCGTCAGGTTGTTCGTTCTCCCAAAGACGCATTGAAACACTTTTGCCGGAGGCGAGATACTTTTGACCTTGTTGACCTTTAGGAGAATAAGCTGAGTCTACTTTTTTAACACTTGTGTCAGCCATATTTGTTTCCTCAATTAGGTTTATAAAGGGGGAGTAGTTATTAGTGCTTAGTAGTACTTTTTAACAACTAACGACTAACCACTAACATTGATAGTTTTGCCTGTGCGAGCTGCTTCATAAATCAGCTGCATAAGTCTAACGTCTTGCAAGCCTTCTTCGCCAGGAGTTTTAGGCTGTTTGTTCTGTATGATGCTCTCAGAAAGGTGATCTATCTCTAGGGCGAACTGGTTTTTTTCCTCAATATTTTGCTCTTCTATGCGATTGTTGCGATTGATGAATAAGCGATGTTGGTAGTAGTCGGTGGCTGGATCTAATTCTAAGACAGCATCAGAACCAAAAACTTGAATGCGTTTGGTATTGGAGTAGCCGTAGCTTGAAGTACAGTTCGCAAGAACACCGCTAGGGAAACGCAGCACGAAGTTGACATTTTCCTCGACTTCCCGAAAGCGGGGGTCGCCAGGAGTGCTGTACATCATGGCGCTGATTGCTACAGGTTCCTCGCGAGTAATGTACCGTGCTGCTTGCAAGCTGTAGATACCAATGTCGTAGAGGGAACCACCGCCAGCTAGCTTTTTTTGCATCCGCCAAATGTCGGCGGGGTCTTTGGGATCGAGGTTGCGTCCGTGGTCAGAGGTTATCGACTTGAGCTTACCAAGTTTGCCGCTTTGAGCAAGTTGAATGGCGGCGAGGTTGTATGGTTCATACTGAGCGCGGTAAGCAATCATTAATTTGCGGTTTGCTTTTTTTGCCGCCTCAATCATTGCTTGGCATTCTTCTGGTGTGTTCGCCATTGGCTTTTCACACATGATGTGTTTGCCAGCTTGCGCCCCACGAATGCTGTATTCAGCATGCATCCCGTTAGGCAAGATGATATAAATAACGTCTACTTCCGGGTTATTGCGGATAGAGTCGTAGTTCTGGTAGTTATAGATATTTTTGGGGTTGATGCCGTATTGCTGTGCATACTTTTCAGCTTTAGCACGCTCTCCACTCACTAAAGCCACCAACCTCGAGCTTTTACACTCTGCAAAAGAGGGCATGATCTGTTGGGTGGCAAATTTACCCAAACCAACAACCGCCCAGCCTAGCTTTTTTTCAGGGGGCAAAGATGGTTCATTGCTTGGTGCTGGTCCTGCTTGAGCTAGGGTACGCGCAGGTTTGATAATGTGTCCCACTGCTCCAGCAACACTGAGTCCCATGAACCCAAAACCAGCTCTATGTAAAAGAGCGCGGCGAGATAGTTCTTTTTTCATTTGCAGCAAAGAACAAATGACCTTAGGGTTTGAGTACAACTTTGATGCAGTTGTCTTTCTTGTGCTTGAAAATTTCGTAGCCGTGAGGCGCTTGTTCTAGGGGTAAGCGGTGAGTGATGACAAATGATGGGTCGATTTCACCGTTCTGTACGCGCTCAAGTAAAGGACGTAAGTATTTGTGGACGTGGGTTTGTCCCATCTTGAACGTCAAGCCTTTATTCACAGCAGCACCCATTGGCACTTTGTCTAAAAAGCCACCATAAACTCCAGCAAGAGACACATTACCGCCTTTGCCACAAGAGAGAATGACTTGGCGCAAGGCTGTAGGTCTGTCTGTTTCTAGACGTACTGCTTGCTTTGCTTTGTCGTATAACGCCATAAAGTCCGTGCCGTGTGCCTCCATACCTACTGCATCAAGAACAGCATCAGGACCACGACCACCAGTCATTTCTTTAAGGGCTTCGCCGACATTCACTTCTTCGTAGTTGAGGACTTCAGCCTTGCCGTATTCTTTCGCCATCTGCAAGCGTTCAGGGATGCGGTCAATAGCTATAACACGGTCTGCACCTAGCAAATAAGCGCTCTTGATGGCAAATTGTCCAACTGGCCCGCAACCCCAAACAGCGACGATATGACCAGGTTTGATGTTACAGTTCTCCGCTGCCATGTAGCCAGTCGGAAAGATATCTGTTAAAAATAATACTTGCTCATCCGTTAAACCATCAGGGATTTTGAACAAACCCACATCAGCAAATGGGACTCTGGCATACTCTGCTTGACCACCAGCGTAACCGCCTAACATATGAGAGTAACCAAACAGACCCGACGGCGAATAACCCATTAACTTTTCTGCCATCCAGCCGTTTGGATTAGAGTTGTCACACAGCGACCAGTAATCCCGTTGGCAAAAAAAGCAGTTCCCGCAAGCTATTGTAAAGGGAACGACAACGCGATCGCCCACTTTTATATTCTTCACTGCGCTGCCAACTTCAACGACTTCCCCCATGAATTCATGACCGAGGATATCACCCTTTTCCATCGTGGGGATAAAGCCATCGTAAAGATGCAAGTCAGAACCGCAAATTGCCGTTGAGGTAATTTTGACAATAGCATCACGTGGGTTAATGATTTTTGGATCTGGCACCGTTTCGACTCGCACATCATTGGCACCATGCCAGCAAACTGCTTTCATAAGTCTTTAGTCCTTGGTCATTTAATAAAACTTGTAGTGAGGACTGTAGTCCTTGTTTTTGTGGAAGAAGAGGACTTTAGTCCTCACTACGCATAATATAAGGTGTAGGGTGTAGTGAGTCCCTACACCCTATAATTCTACTTATCTAGCTTGAGAAGGTTCTTGATAGTATCCTTCTGTTGTTCCAGTGACTGGCGCAACTGTTTTTTCAACTCTTTTTTCAGTTGAATTCAAAAATTCTTTTGTGCTGCGAGGAAGTTCTTCATCAAGATTGAGTTTTTCGCGGATATTGTCAGCAGTTTCTTTCAGACTTTCTTTGGCTTGTTCAATCAGGTTGTTGCCGTTACTAGTCGTGTTTGTTTCCGGTTGTGCTTTGTAATAATTCGCCTCTGGTGTTGTGATGTTTTCATCTAGATCAACTGCTGCACGGAGATTATCAGCAGTTTCTTTCACCTTTTTTGTGGCTTTTTCAATCAGCTTGTTGTCGTTTTGGATATTGCTTGTATCAGAAGGTGTCCCCTTGTAATAAATACCCTCTGGCGATTTTACGGTTTCATTTGGAGCGATCGCCTCACGGACATTATCAGCAGTTTCTTTGAGGTTCTTTCTGGCTTTTTCAACCAGCTTGTTGTCGTTTTGGATATTGCTTGTATCAGAGCTTGTATCAGAAGGTGTCCCCTTGTAATAAATACCCTCTGGCGATTTTACGGTTTCTTCAGCTTGTGCTTGCAGTGCGTTACCGTAGCCTAAAGCCTGCATTACGAAAAATGTTAATCCTACTAGAAAAACAGTCAGAATCTGACGCAAGCGCTTCATAAATTTCCTCCAATATATTCAGTTTGAGTTGAGTTAGTAGATAGTAGATAATAGTTATTTGTTTTTTTAAACTAACAACTATCAACTATCAACTAACAAGCCTTATGGTTTCAGCAGAACTTTGACACAGTTGTCTTTCTTGTGCTTGAAAAGCTCAAAGCCCTGCTTAGTTTCTTCAAGGGGTAAATGATGAGTGAAAACACGGGATGGATCAACTTCTCCATTCAAAACATGATCCAACAACATGGGCATATACTTCTGACCGAACATTTGCCCCATTCTGAAGGTCAAGCCTTTGTTGAAGGCTGCACCCATCGGTATTTTGTCGACAAAGCCTCCGTAAACACCCATGATGGAGAGAATGCCACCCTTGCGACAAGCCAGCATCATTTGCCGCAGTACGTGAGGGCGGTCAGTTTCTAGCTTTACTGCCGTCTTGGCTTCGTCGTAAAATCCTTCTAGACCCACACCGTGTGCTTCAAGTCCAACGGCATCAATACAAGCATCAGCACCACGTCCACCCGTCATTTCTTTGAGGGCTTCGCCTGCATCAATTTCCTCATAGTTGATGGTATCTGCATTGGCGAAGTCTTTAGCCATCTGGAGGCGTTCGGGAAATCGGTCAATACCAATCACGCGTTCTGCACCTAACATATAGGCGCTTTTCATGGCAAAAAGTCCCACTGGGCCGCAACCCCAGACTGCTACAATATCTCCAGGTTCAATATTGCACATTTCTGCTCCCATATAGCCTGTAGGGAAGGCATCGGAAATGGGCAGCACTTTTTCATCAGGAATGCCTTGTGGCACTTTGATAGCACCATAATCAGCAAACGGTACCCTGATATATTCTGCAAAGGCTCCTGCATAGCCTCCAAAAGCATGGGAGTAGCCAAAAATTCCTGAGGTACCAAACCCATATAATTTATCCTGTATCCAGGCGTTAGGGTTGGAATTATCGCACAGCGACCACATTTGTTGCTGGCAGTAGTTGCACTGACCACACCCAATAATTGAAGAGACGACAACGCGATCGCCCTTTTGTAATTTCTTAACTTCACTACCAATATCGACCACTTCGCCCATAAACTCGTGACCAATAATGTCACCAGCTTTCATCGTCGGGATGTAGCCATCATAAATGTGCAAGTCAGAACCACAGATGGTTGCTGAGGTTACTTTGAGAATAGCATCACGCGGGTTGAGAATCTTTGGATCTGGTACTGTCTCAACCCGCACATCATTAGCGCCGTGCCAACATACTGCTTTCATAGTTATTAGTCATTAGTCATTGGTCTTTGGTCACTGGTCAAAATTATTTGACTAATGACTTCATTGCCCACCTCTTGGTTGACCTTCATTGGTGGCAATTTCGCCTGCTTCCATCAACATCTTGAAACGGCGCAAATCATCACCTATTTGCTGTTCTGGTTCTTCCCCAAAGAGTTTGGCGAAAACAGATGCTAAAGCACCACCAGGCGGATTATATTCAACAACGACTTTGACCTCAGTTCCACGATTCCCAGGCGCTTTTTTGAAGCGGACAAAACCGGAGTTGTCAATATCTGCCCCTTCCACTGAAGCCCAAGAGATAAATTCGTTTTCCCGGTCTTCAATAATATCTGCATCCCACTCCACACTTCCGCCCAAAGGTGCACTTGCTATCCAGTGAGAACGCTTGTTGTCGTACACCTTCACAGACTTGAGATGCTTCATAAAATTGGGCAAATTCTCAAAGTTGTGCCAAAAGCGATAAAGCTCATCTGCCGGTTTATCAATCGTTACCGTCTTTTCGACTTTGATCACTTGGCTCACACTACCGCTGAGTACTTGCTGTGCCTGCTTAATTGTGCTTTGTTTCGTCGCGCCCTGATAAATCAGTCCACCACCTGCCAAAGCAGTCAACACCCCTCTTAAGGAACGTTGACTTAACCCCATTAACACCATTGCACCACCGCCAATTAATGAAGCCCAACGCTCCGTTTCACTGGCTTCCGTCTGACCTTGACTTAAATTATTTTCCGATGTTGATGCCATGTTCTTCTCTCTCCCTTGACTCTCAAAAACGAACCATTAAGGCGCAAAGATCCCCTCTTAATGTGTTGTTCCTACGAAGACTTTCCTCAACCAGGGGGAACCCCCCTTCTCCTGACACGGAAGTGTCCTTTTCTTTGCGCCTATGTGGTTCGTTCCACAAAGACCTTACATTGACACAGCAGCCCCTGTAGTCGGTTTAGCAGGCTTGACTTCTGTACCCATCCGCGTCCGATACAGGTCTACAAGCTGCTGCTCGTATACCAACAGATCTTTGTGGATTTGTGTGAAAATTGCAGTTGATACTGGGTCGGTCGTTGCTGCCATTAAGTTGCCAATATCGCCAATACCCGTTTGCACATCGCCCAAGGCAGAACGCAACTGATATATGTCGTCACTTCCTGTGAGGGCAGTCTTCACCTTTGCATACTGGTTAGCGATATTTGCTACTAAAGAAGGTTTTTCGCCCAGCTCATTCAGACGTGCTTCCAGTATTTGGATGTGGCGCTGTTTGTTGCCAATCATCTCTTGAAAAAGAGATTTGATTTGTGCATCCGATTCTTTCTGAGCATACTTGTCCAGCGCTTCTAGTGAATAACGCTCACCCGCAAGAGCCGTATTCAAGGCTTTGGTAATATCACCCTTAGTAGAACCACCCCAAGCATCAGCCAGTTTCCACCATTCAGCGTTTGTGTCTCTCTCATCTGGTAAAGCAGCATCTTTGCCACCATAACCAAGACGACTCAATAGAGCTGTGGTAAAAATTGGCAGATCTCCAGGTTGACGTGAACTAATCAAATTCCCATCCACAACCAAAGGTTCATCTATATAATTGGCACCGGCATTAATCATGTCTTTGCGAATTGCCAGGAAACCAGTGGCTTGTTTGCCTTTGAGCAAGTCGCCTTCAATCAAAAGTTGTGGTCCGTGACAAACCGCAGCTACCAATTTTCCTTGCTGCATTGCTTCTTGCACAAACCTCACTGTATTAGGGTTGCGCCGCATATGATCAGGAGCCATACCACCAGGAATGACCACAGCATCAAATTCAGAAGCTATTGCTTCAGTTGTGGTGCCATCGGGTTGTTTGGAAAGTTTTCCTTGTTTACCTTTATAGGTTTCGTTCATGCGCGAACCCAGGACAACCACTTCCATTCCTGCTTGCTTTAAAGCATTATAAGGAACTTGAAATTCCGAATCCTCTACAAAGTTTTCAATCAGGATAGCAACTTTTTTCTTACCAGTATGATTGTTTACCATTGACTTTCCTTAACTCCTCTTACTCATTGAATGTTCAGTTATGCAATTATCGGTTATTAATTTTGTTTGGTGAGTAGTAAACGCTTAAACGCTTGCTACTAACTAAGCAGGAACTTCACTCGTGGGCGATGTTGGGAATAGTTCCGCGTAATCGTCTGAAAAATTTGCCTGAAAATCTTCAAATTCACCTGGTGTCACAGCGTTCCTCAGAACTGCGAATACAGACCGGACGTGCATTACCGCTGCGGTTGGGTCTACTCCTTCTTTTTCACTGACACGCTTAATAAATTCTTGCAGGTCAAAGTGTTGACCGTTTTCACCCTCTCGCCCACGCAAATACTCACCTAGCTCCTGAGGTAACTGTGCTGCTAAATCCTTTGCTTCATCACCAACTATGCGTTCTTTAATTGTTTCTAGTGTGGCACTGGTCGCACGTTCTGCTTCTTCACGAGAATTCAACTGAGATAGGCTTTGAACGTGTTTAATAAACTCTCCGTATTTCATTTTTCTGCCTCCGCTTATCTTACTAAATACTTGGGTTGATTAGACTTAAAGTATTCAGTATTTTATTTTTCGTATTGTATTTTTCAATGCTAGATAAATTTTTATAAATCAAAGAACTTAAAATAACTCAGTTTTTTTGATTTCTTAATAATTTAGAAAATAGTTAGGAGCTATGACTTGGAGTTTCATTAAATAAGTAAAACCCCAAGTCATAAATCCTAACTGCCTTATCACTCGACCATGAATTCATGTAATCATTATTATTGCGCTAAAATGAGGGCTTTTTCGTCGTTCTTAGGGGATATATGTTTTTTATTTCTAAAGTGATACATTGATTATTTCCTATCTTTATTTTTCCATTAAACTAAAAAAAGTTATGAGTTAGTCATGTGGGAGTTAGCATAAGAAAGTATCTCCTAACTCCGACTTCCTGAATTCATAACTTTCTCTGAAGTGGCTATAACGTGAATTTATACATATAAGACTATGCATCAATGCATAGCTTCTCTTCATTCTTAAGGATGAGATTGTTTTATTCCTGAAGTCATACTTCTTTTGGAAGACTACCCTTAGAGAAGAAAGCGTTATTGTGAGGATGCAGCAAGGGCTAGGATTATGGCAGAAAAAAGAGATTTATCAGAGCAAAATAGTAATAACGAACTTGCAACGGATGATTTGCCCCAAGAAATTACCGAATCTTACGGAACTGGTGTTCAGGCAGAACCAGGGTATAACATTGGCGATCGCAGACAACGGTATCAGACGGAGGGGACTGTAGAAGCCAGTCCAGAAATAACAGGGGGGGATATAGATGCGGCTTGGGAACTGGAAGCAGCCGTAGGTGATGAAGCTGTTGGTGGTACCGCTCCTACTCCCGATCAAGATATTGTTGATGAGATTGGTGCTGCTGTTGGGTTGGAAATGGACGACAAAGCCTTTGTGCGAACAACGGAAATTTTGGAGCAGCGGGACGATAGACGCTGGGAATTAGACCCAATGTCCTCGCCAGATTATGAGGATAGAAGGAACGAGACACAGGAGTAGGGGTAGTAGGGGGAGACAAATTAATCTCCCTTATTTCCCCCCAGTGCCTTCAGGATCATCCCAATGCTGAGACAATATTACCCCGCGTTTTTTGCAAGTGCGGTAGTGGGTATTTTGTCATCAAAAACGCAGAACCGATGTTCATGTGAATAGTTTCATCAAAGACATCAATTAGGGTAGTCCTGAGTTTCGCCTGTCGCCAGAAAAACTCCAGCGTTGTTAACCAGGATGTCTAAGTTGCCATAAGCAATAATTGCCGTTTGCACGCAACGTCTCTCGACGTTTCAACTTCCTGAAAGGTATGAGTTTGTGGTGAGTTGTTAGTAGAAGACAACTAGCTACTAACCACTAAGAACTCATCCACTGATTGTTCTTCTCTTTGATTGAGATACATCTGCCTTCAGCGGGGTTAAACACTAAATGCACGTTTGATACTGTTGCTAATGTTGGTAATTTATTGCAATCGGGGTTTTTTATGACATTCACTCAAACTAACGACCCAACTATTCGCGAAATTGTCCAAGCTTTTCAAAGCTTAAATGTAGACGATCAGCTAGCTTTGTTTTGGTTTATTTACAAAGAAATGGGCAACTCTGTTACCCCCGCAGCACCCGGAGCCAGCACTGTTTCCACAGATATTGCTGAAGGTTTGTTCAATCAAGTTAAGGAATTATCCCACGAAGAACAGTTGCAGTTACAGCGCGATTTAATTAACAAGGCAGATAATCAATATACCCGTATGTATGGCTCGATGAGCGAAACTACCAAGTTACTGTTTTGGTATCGCCTAGCTCAAGGCATGGAAAACGCTACTATCATTCCTATGCCTCCAAACTATCAGCTTTCTTCCCAATCTCAAGAACTGCTCAATAGAATTAAGCAAATTGATTTCGAGCAGCAGATTACTCTTTTCCGCGATTACGTTGCGCCAATGGGTGCTGAACCAAAAGCTGGTGCTGAAATTTAAAATTTCCAGATTTTAAACTAGTATCCATCCTTCATTGCTAAATAGCAAATAAAAAAACATAGATAAGCACAGAGTCAACAAACTATGCTATTCACTCTGTGTTTATCTATATTTTTCGCTCAAGTAGTTACACCCTATAATAGCCGTCACGCCTTTGACTTGGTAATTAACAATTTTTTAATTTTACCGATGTACTTTCATCTCTCTTTAGATAGGTATCAAAAGATTTTTCTCTAAAAATCTTTCTATCTTTTAATAGTGATTTCGTTATGACTGAAATCTTTAATCTTGAAATAGGCATGAGCAAGAGCAGTCAAAATTTCTACTCTGTTGCTTTGGCAGAAAGATTTTCACAACATAAGGCAAAGTCACCGTTTTGGGAACAATATTGTCACTAATTTATCCTAAAATTCCGTGACTTCCACCCATAAACAGTATTAGCAATTTATGTTGCTAACTCCCTCAAATCGCTAAAAAATTATTACCAATTAGGAGGTTTCATGACTTCTACAAATACCAATGCCATACAAGAAGCTGTAGCAGGGTTTAGGAGTTTGATTATTGACGATGAGCTACTAGTGCTGGCGTTACTGTACCGCGATGTTGCTGGATCAGTTCCCGCCGATGCTGCAAATGCCTTGCCAACACAAGATGCTGCAAATTTGGTAACACGAGTTGAGCAACTGTCGCCCCAAGAAAATCAGCTATCTGCTCTGCGTGACTTCCTAGGAGCAGAAAGAAATGACCAAGATGCAACAATCCTCGATCCAAACCCAAGCAAGGCGCTGGCTGAACTTGTTACTGGCGGCGGAACTACAATTCCCGCTCATGAGTATAGCTCATTGAGCGCTGAAGCTAGGATAGCTTTCTGGTATCTGTTAGCACAAAGACTAGGAAGCAATATCATCGGCAATCTAAGTGAGTTTACACCTACTGAGCAAGTCACAATTGTGTTGAACTCAATCCAATCTCTGAACACCGATGAATTAGTGTCGTTTCTGAAGCACGCGCTGTAAACAGTCGGAAGTTTTGTAAATCCCTGGAGGAAGGCTTCTTGCAGGGGAGAGTGTGTTCAGACAAATGAAATAGCTGTAGGTAGGGTTATGCTCTACCTACATCGGTTTTAGTTTTCAAAAAATAGTTTTAAAGAAGAGTTCTATGTTAAGACAAGATACTACGATTAGACAAAACACTATCAAAAGAAAGCATCTTATTTATAGTCTGATTACTGGTCTGATTATTGGTACTATTGCCGGTACACCTCTAGGTTGGATTGCTCATCAATACTATTACCAGCAACGTCTAGCTCAAATTTTGTTATGTCGAGAACGCAATAGTAACCAGCCAGCCGCAGTTGTTGATTCTATTTGCGGTCGAGCATATTAATGAATCAGTTATCAGTTAAAAGAATTAGGATGGGCAAGACTCCCACCCTAGTTTATGTGTGATTGCTCATTCTAGGGTCAGCATTCGACCAGCGTGCCAAAGATGCCATGTAGGTTGTTTTGCCAGAGGCGCGCGTTAAGGACTCTCACAGGCGAACGACCATTCGACCCTTCAATAAGGTGTATTCCACACAAATGAAAACCGCTGTATCTGAAAATTTCTATATGTTTCAGTATTGTCTCTGGGGACAAATTGCAGAAGGGTGGGCATTGCCCACCCTTCTTTGTTGCTACTTTTTGCGATGCACAAAGAACTCTCAGCGGGATGTCAGATGTAGCAATTATGCCATCTGTCATATTTTCAATCTATATCTA
The sequence above is a segment of the Mastigocladopsis repens PCC 10914 genome. Coding sequences within it:
- a CDS encoding RNA-guided endonuclease InsQ/TnpB family protein gives rise to the protein MVYENLQVKNMVRNHRLAKSINDAGWRQFRSYLEYFAQKYGKVVVAVEPHYTSQQCPDCGTMVKKSLSTRTHTCKCGWVLQRDYAAAINILRKGREKIATSGHEGSWFLNGNQETLGELKPLFSLEQS
- a CDS encoding manganese catalase family protein, coding for MFYHTKKLQYFRPPEKPDPIYAKKIQELIGGTFGEMTVMMQYLFQGWNCRGPAKYRDMLLDIGTEEIGHVEMLATMIAHLLNHAPIKLQEQGAQDPVVGAVMGGTNPQDVIVDVMAAAMNPQHAIVSGLGATAADSVGFPWNGRFIVASGNLMADFRSNLHAESQGRLQAVRMYEMSNDAGVKDTLSFMIARDTMHQNQWIAALEELKADGLEDTPVPSSFPLELEKREFAYQFWNHSEGTESAEGRWAKGPSPDGKGEFQYVENPRPLGPEPLPPLADPRLHGTPIDRQAQGSADPLVDRTTTIG
- a CDS encoding cupin domain-containing protein; translated protein: MADTSVKKVDSAYSPKGQQGQKYLASGKSVSMRLWENEQPDEPKEPATREYETVGYVISGRAELHIEGQVVLLESGNSWVVPKGASHTYKILEPFTAVEATSPPAQVHGRDED
- a CDS encoding Gfo/Idh/MocA family protein is translated as MKKELSRRALLHRAGFGFMGLSVAGAVGHIIKPARTLAQAGPAPSNEPSLPPEKKLGWAVVGLGKFATQQIMPSFAECKSSRLVALVSGERAKAEKYAQQYGINPKNIYNYQNYDSIRNNPEVDVIYIILPNGMHAEYSIRGAQAGKHIMCEKPMANTPEECQAMIEAAKKANRKLMIAYRAQYEPYNLAAIQLAQSGKLGKLKSITSDHGRNLDPKDPADIWRMQKKLAGGGSLYDIGIYSLQAARYITREEPVAISAMMYSTPGDPRFREVEENVNFVLRFPSGVLANCTSSYGYSNTKRIQVFGSDAVLELDPATDYYQHRLFINRNNRIEEQNIEEKNQFALEIDHLSESIIQNKQPKTPGEEGLQDVRLMQLIYEAARTGKTINVSG
- a CDS encoding zinc-dependent alcohol dehydrogenase, whose protein sequence is MKAVCWHGANDVRVETVPDPKIINPRDAIVKITSTAICGSDLHLYDGFIPTMEKGDILGHEFMGEVVEVGSAVKNIKVGDRVVVPFTIACGNCFFCQRDYWSLCDNSNPNGWMAEKLMGYSPSGLFGYSHMLGGYAGGQAEYARVPFADVGLFKIPDGLTDEQVLFLTDIFPTGYMAAENCNIKPGHIVAVWGCGPVGQFAIKSAYLLGADRVIAIDRIPERLQMAKEYGKAEVLNYEEVNVGEALKEMTGGRGPDAVLDAVGMEAHGTDFMALYDKAKQAVRLETDRPTALRQVILSCGKGGNVSLAGVYGGFLDKVPMGAAVNKGLTFKMGQTHVHKYLRPLLERVQNGEIDPSFVITHRLPLEQAPHGYEIFKHKKDNCIKVVLKP
- a CDS encoding zinc-dependent alcohol dehydrogenase — translated: MKAVCWHGANDVRVETVPDPKILNPRDAILKVTSATICGSDLHIYDGYIPTMKAGDIIGHEFMGEVVDIGSEVKKLQKGDRVVVSSIIGCGQCNYCQQQMWSLCDNSNPNAWIQDKLYGFGTSGIFGYSHAFGGYAGAFAEYIRVPFADYGAIKVPQGIPDEKVLPISDAFPTGYMGAEMCNIEPGDIVAVWGCGPVGLFAMKSAYMLGAERVIGIDRFPERLQMAKDFANADTINYEEIDAGEALKEMTGGRGADACIDAVGLEAHGVGLEGFYDEAKTAVKLETDRPHVLRQMMLACRKGGILSIMGVYGGFVDKIPMGAAFNKGLTFRMGQMFGQKYMPMLLDHVLNGEVDPSRVFTHHLPLEETKQGFELFKHKKDNCVKVLLKP
- a CDS encoding SRPBCC family protein, whose protein sequence is MASTSENNLSQGQTEASETERWASLIGGGAMVLMGLSQRSLRGVLTALAGGGLIYQGATKQSTIKQAQQVLSGSVSQVIKVEKTVTIDKPADELYRFWHNFENLPNFMKHLKSVKVYDNKRSHWIASAPLGGSVEWDADIIEDRENEFISWASVEGADIDNSGFVRFKKAPGNRGTEVKVVVEYNPPGGALASVFAKLFGEEPEQQIGDDLRRFKMLMEAGEIATNEGQPRGGQ